From the genome of Brevinema andersonii, one region includes:
- a CDS encoding N(4)-(beta-N-acetylglucosaminyl)-L-asparaginase — translation MNYTIIGTWRMSLEGIQAGAQLLSQGGTAADAVELAIKITEDEPYYKSVGFGGLPNEHGEVELDAAFMDGDTLSIGALVGVQDIANPIMLARRLSQERFNSFLVARGAESFAQKENIERKNMLTDRAKRTWEKRVKEISDKNISPYDGHDTVGIIARDNYDSMVAGVSTSGLFMKKSGRIGDSALPGCGFYADSDFGAAAATGLGEDLMKKPLCYEIVRSLELGYSLQEIMDKILFNFEVRLKQKYSKAGAMSLIGIDAHGNWNIATNCEFSFAAATQDLPATVFLANKKDLHTVYEAATPDWLNAYLERIHKPID, via the coding sequence ATGAATTATACAATTATCGGCACATGGCGTATGTCTTTAGAAGGAATACAAGCAGGAGCTCAACTACTGTCACAGGGTGGGACAGCAGCCGATGCTGTTGAGCTTGCTATTAAAATAACAGAAGACGAACCATACTACAAATCAGTAGGTTTTGGTGGCCTGCCTAATGAACATGGCGAAGTGGAATTGGATGCCGCTTTTATGGATGGGGATACTTTATCTATTGGAGCATTAGTTGGCGTACAAGATATTGCTAATCCTATTATGCTTGCCCGGAGGTTGTCGCAGGAAAGATTTAACAGTTTTCTGGTAGCAAGAGGAGCAGAAAGTTTCGCTCAAAAAGAAAATATTGAAAGAAAAAATATGCTCACGGACAGAGCAAAACGTACTTGGGAAAAGAGAGTAAAAGAAATTTCTGACAAAAATATTTCACCTTATGACGGTCATGATACTGTAGGCATCATTGCGCGCGACAATTATGACTCGATGGTAGCAGGAGTTTCTACAAGCGGACTCTTCATGAAAAAAAGTGGACGTATAGGCGATTCGGCACTTCCAGGTTGCGGATTTTATGCCGATTCCGATTTCGGGGCAGCAGCAGCAACCGGTTTGGGCGAGGATCTTATGAAAAAACCTCTCTGCTATGAAATTGTTCGTTCGCTTGAATTGGGCTACTCCTTACAGGAAATAATGGATAAAATTCTGTTTAATTTCGAAGTACGCCTCAAACAAAAATACTCAAAAGCTGGTGCTATGTCGCTTATTGGCATAGATGCTCATGGAAACTGGAACATCGCCACTAATTGCGAATTTTCTTTTGCTGCAGCTACTCAAGATCTACCTGCAACAGTTTTTCTGGCCAACAAAAAAGACCTTCATACTGTTTACGAAGCTGCCACACCAGATTGGCTGAATGCTTACTTAGAACGCATACATAAACCTATAGATTAA
- a CDS encoding PTS sugar transporter subunit IIC, with protein MNKILDKFMAFATKIAAQRHLAAIRDGFISFIPFLIIGSIFIILQDFPLPGYYEWTHKVFGDGFYQFIILPKRFTYDIMSLFVVIFIANRLGQSLKVDGLYAGIISLISFMLLTPITTTITLDGQIIEVDRVITIGGWYGSNGLFVAILTALGITELYAWFIRKNIIIRMPEGVPPAVSRAFSALIPGFVIMSLVLAVRGLFMLTPFGNIHEMIFTFVAAPLSRMVANNLWGAIGTVSAISVLWMLGLNGGAIVNGVMRPFWLPLQDANLQAIQNGQLPPNIITEQFFDMIHIGGAGATLIVAAILAIRAKSNQYKEIGKLSVLPGLFNINEPILFGIPIVLNPFTFIPLVLGPVAICIINYLLMYTGIVAKPTGIIVPWPTPPILQGFLITGDISGGLMQLLDMIVVGLIWMPFINILDNKKVKEEKGE; from the coding sequence ATGAACAAAATATTAGACAAATTTATGGCTTTCGCAACTAAGATCGCAGCTCAACGGCATCTTGCAGCCATTAGAGACGGATTTATTTCATTTATTCCTTTTCTCATTATAGGATCTATATTCATTATTCTACAGGATTTTCCACTGCCTGGATATTACGAATGGACACACAAAGTTTTCGGTGACGGATTTTATCAATTTATTATCTTGCCTAAACGTTTCACTTATGATATTATGTCTCTTTTCGTAGTAATTTTTATTGCCAATAGATTAGGACAATCCCTAAAAGTAGACGGATTATATGCTGGTATTATTAGTTTGATATCATTTATGCTGCTTACTCCCATAACAACCACTATTACTCTAGATGGACAAATAATTGAAGTAGATCGTGTCATTACAATTGGAGGCTGGTATGGTAGCAATGGCTTATTTGTCGCTATCCTTACAGCGCTCGGAATCACAGAACTTTATGCATGGTTTATCCGCAAAAATATTATCATCCGTATGCCAGAAGGTGTTCCTCCTGCAGTAAGCCGGGCTTTTTCTGCCCTCATTCCTGGTTTTGTTATTATGAGCTTGGTGCTAGCTGTTCGTGGTCTATTTATGCTGACTCCATTTGGCAATATCCATGAAATGATTTTTACTTTTGTTGCAGCTCCTTTATCACGTATGGTCGCTAATAATTTATGGGGAGCTATCGGTACAGTTTCTGCAATTTCAGTGCTGTGGATGCTAGGGCTTAACGGAGGTGCTATTGTCAATGGTGTTATGCGTCCATTTTGGCTGCCACTCCAAGATGCCAACCTCCAAGCTATTCAAAATGGCCAGCTCCCTCCCAATATTATTACAGAACAATTTTTTGATATGATTCATATTGGAGGAGCCGGCGCAACACTTATTGTTGCCGCTATCCTGGCAATACGAGCTAAATCTAATCAATACAAAGAAATAGGAAAATTATCTGTATTACCCGGATTATTCAATATTAATGAGCCTATTTTATTTGGCATTCCTATTGTACTGAACCCCTTTACATTTATACCTTTAGTACTTGGTCCTGTGGCTATTTGTATTATTAACTATTTACTAATGTATACCGGAATTGTAGCAAAACCTACTGGTATCATTGTTCCGTGGCCAACACCTCCTATTTTACAAGGATTTCTCATCACAGGAGACATTAGCGGTGGTTTAATGCAATTATTAGATATGATCGTCGTAGGTTTGATTTGGATGCCGTTTATCAATATATTAGACAACAAAAAAGTAAAAGAAGAAAAAGGAGAGTAG
- a CDS encoding PTS sugar transporter subunit IIB — MHIILACFAGMSTSLLVKKVEDAAKKRSLDLTIHALPVSSNPSDFENADIVLLGPQARYMTEELQNNLPNIPIASIPMDVYGSMNGDKILDLALSIIQK; from the coding sequence ATGCATATTATCTTAGCATGTTTTGCAGGTATGTCGACGAGCTTACTAGTGAAGAAAGTCGAAGATGCAGCAAAAAAACGATCCCTTGATCTGACTATTCATGCTTTACCGGTTTCTTCGAATCCATCAGATTTTGAAAATGCAGATATAGTCCTTCTTGGACCACAAGCTCGTTATATGACAGAAGAATTACAAAATAATCTTCCTAATATTCCCATTGCATCTATTCCAATGGATGTTTATGGCAGTATGAACGGTGATAAAATTCTTGATTTAGCACTGTCCATCATTCAAAAATAA
- a CDS encoding NAD(P)-dependent oxidoreductase, with the protein MAVKLICFGVRPVEVNYFEELNKNFNYELTLVSELLSPKNTSLAQKHDAVLLRANCFADETILNKFASYNIKYLLTRTVGYNHIDIEYARNLGIKMAYVPYYSPNAIAELVISMSMNFLRHLSYTTHRTQAGNFTIDEIMFSKEIRSCTVGIIGMGKIGLTVARLFQSLGASVIGHDPSPSIEAQQYSLLPLDDILLQSDIITLHCPYIPDKNYHFINEDFLKKMKKGSILINTARGELQDINAIIKSLKSNHLGYFGTDTIEDESQIFFQNWKDQIIPNKDISILMDLYPQVLITPHIGSYTQEALTNMIQISYQNLQELLNNSPCSNEL; encoded by the coding sequence ATGGCTGTAAAATTAATATGTTTTGGCGTACGACCTGTAGAAGTGAACTATTTTGAAGAGTTAAATAAAAATTTTAATTACGAATTGACACTTGTCTCAGAGCTGCTTTCCCCGAAAAACACTAGCTTAGCACAAAAACATGATGCTGTATTGCTTAGAGCAAACTGTTTTGCAGATGAAACTATTCTTAACAAATTTGCTTCTTATAATATCAAATATTTGTTAACACGAACTGTAGGGTATAATCATATTGACATAGAATATGCACGAAATTTAGGCATCAAAATGGCATATGTACCCTATTATTCACCAAATGCTATTGCAGAATTAGTCATTAGTATGAGTATGAATTTTCTTCGCCATCTCAGTTATACAACTCATAGGACTCAAGCTGGAAATTTTACCATTGATGAAATTATGTTTTCAAAAGAGATCCGATCATGTACTGTAGGCATTATTGGCATGGGAAAAATAGGCTTGACTGTTGCACGTTTATTTCAAAGTTTAGGGGCTTCAGTAATAGGTCACGATCCTTCACCCAGCATAGAAGCACAACAATATTCTTTGTTACCTCTGGATGACATTTTATTACAATCTGATATTATTACATTACACTGTCCTTACATTCCTGACAAGAATTATCATTTCATTAACGAAGATTTTCTTAAAAAAATGAAAAAGGGATCGATTCTGATTAATACAGCCCGCGGAGAACTTCAAGACATTAATGCCATTATTAAGAGTTTGAAAAGTAACCATTTAGGATATTTTGGAACAGATACTATTGAAGATGAATCTCAGATTTTTTTTCAAAACTGGAAGGATCAAATAATACCTAACAAAGATATTAGTATATTGATGGATTTATATCCGCAAGTGCTAATCACACCACATATAGGTTCCTACACACAAGAAGCTTTGACTAATATGATCCAGATTTCTTATCAAAATTTACAAGAATTATTAAACAATAGTCCTTGTTCTAATGAATTGTAA
- the deoC gene encoding deoxyribose-phosphate aldolase, protein MTQMQLASMIDHTLLKADVLPQDIKRICHEAQQYQFASVCVNPMYVPLASRILKQSDVKVCTVVGFPLGATTTAIKVSEAIDAIGKGADEIDMVMPIGLLRANMLEECRYDIEQAVLASHSQGALVKVILEVCYLTDNEIKIISEICLDAGADFIKTSTGFGTSGATMERVKLMKSLCGNVMKVKASGGIRTYDDALNMIEAGADRLGTSNSIAIIEKISSVDSIY, encoded by the coding sequence ATGACTCAAATGCAGTTAGCTTCTATGATAGATCATACTTTATTAAAAGCTGATGTATTGCCACAAGATATTAAAAGAATTTGCCATGAAGCGCAACAGTATCAATTTGCTAGTGTATGTGTGAATCCTATGTATGTGCCTTTAGCGTCACGTATTCTAAAGCAATCAGATGTAAAAGTATGTACAGTTGTAGGCTTTCCTTTGGGTGCTACAACAACCGCTATCAAAGTCAGCGAGGCTATTGATGCTATCGGTAAAGGTGCTGATGAAATCGATATGGTTATGCCTATCGGACTTTTACGGGCTAATATGCTAGAAGAATGTCGTTATGATATAGAACAAGCAGTTTTAGCAAGCCATTCACAAGGAGCTTTAGTTAAAGTAATTTTGGAAGTATGTTATTTAACGGATAATGAAATTAAAATTATCAGTGAGATATGTTTAGATGCAGGAGCAGACTTTATTAAAACATCCACGGGTTTTGGTACGAGTGGAGCTACTATGGAACGTGTTAAATTGATGAAATCCTTATGTGGTAATGTTATGAAAGTTAAGGCTTCTGGAGGTATTCGTACTTATGATGATGCGTTAAATATGATTGAAGCAGGTGCGGATCGCTTGGGTACTAGCAATTCTATAGCAATAATAGAAAAAATAAGTTCTGTTGACTCAATATATTAA
- a CDS encoding glycoside hydrolase family 3 protein codes for MKKYLFFLLLTTCSFPKQHVFDNRWIDDYENIPLDFKIGQMLMLGFYGSDVNEEIRHYIEDLHIGGVVLFNRSNPQERANIISPDQVKKLNQELQDLAYVKLFISVDEEGGKVARLNSNNGFYTPPSPKELGEKNDTNITYHESRKIAEMLKKYGFNWNYVPTVDVDINAENPIIGKLGRAFSADPVVVADQAYAFVLGHQDEGIITSLKHFPGHGSSVEDSHEDLVDITKTYDKIELYPYEELIKKGYNETVLVGHLIDRRIDQKYPASLSQNFIQKMLRQDLGFQGVVITDDLNMGAINGQKLSLEEILVSVINAGVDIVMYANNLGPYYKDFADDAVSLVRKNVENGKISQDAIDQAYLRVMRLKKEKLY; via the coding sequence ATGAAAAAATATTTATTTTTTTTATTATTGACTACATGCAGCTTCCCAAAGCAGCATGTTTTTGATAATCGCTGGATTGATGACTATGAAAATATCCCTCTTGATTTCAAAATAGGCCAAATGTTGATGCTTGGTTTTTATGGTAGTGATGTCAATGAGGAAATCCGGCACTATATTGAGGATTTACATATTGGTGGTGTGGTTTTGTTTAATCGCAGCAATCCTCAGGAACGTGCTAATATTATTTCTCCTGATCAGGTTAAAAAACTTAATCAAGAACTACAAGATTTGGCTTATGTTAAATTATTTATTTCTGTAGATGAAGAAGGTGGTAAGGTAGCTCGGCTTAACAGTAATAATGGTTTTTATACGCCTCCATCCCCAAAGGAATTAGGAGAAAAAAATGATACAAATATTACTTACCATGAGTCGCGAAAAATTGCTGAAATGCTTAAAAAATATGGTTTTAACTGGAATTATGTGCCTACTGTTGATGTTGATATCAATGCTGAAAATCCTATTATCGGTAAATTAGGGAGAGCTTTTTCAGCTGATCCTGTAGTTGTGGCAGATCAAGCTTATGCTTTTGTATTGGGGCATCAGGATGAGGGAATTATTACGTCGTTGAAACATTTTCCCGGGCACGGCAGCTCTGTTGAGGATTCACATGAAGACTTGGTCGATATTACCAAAACTTACGATAAGATAGAATTATACCCGTATGAAGAGCTGATTAAAAAAGGATACAATGAAACAGTTTTAGTAGGTCATTTGATCGATCGCCGGATTGATCAAAAATATCCTGCTTCTTTATCGCAAAATTTTATTCAAAAGATGCTCCGTCAAGACTTGGGTTTTCAAGGTGTTGTCATTACTGATGATCTTAATATGGGTGCGATTAATGGACAAAAACTTTCTTTGGAAGAAATTTTAGTATCCGTTATTAATGCTGGAGTGGATATTGTCATGTATGCTAACAATTTAGGTCCTTATTATAAGGATTTTGCTGATGATGCGGTTTCTTTAGTGCGTAAAAATGTAGAAAATGGAAAAATTTCTCAAGATGCTATTGATCAAGCATATCTTCGTGTAATGAGGCTGAAAAAGGAAAAGCTATATTAA
- a CDS encoding glycine C-acetyltransferase, with amino-acid sequence MSDFLKSKVDGLKKDSVFRALNVLEGPNEALEIVNGKEVINLCSNNYLGFANHPRLKRANIEAIEKYGVGAGAVRTINGNSDLHEELDRRLAQFKNEEYVHHFQSGLNCNMGAIAAITDENDLILSDELNHASIIDGMRLSKAARRVFRHADMNHLEEILKSERHKYQKVLIISDGVFSMDGDIVPLKDLVNIAKNYDALTYIDDAHGSGVLGKHGRGTIDYFGMHKQVDLIVGTLSKAIGVIGGYIAGSKSLYEWMNHRARPVLFSTALPPGCVAAVIEALTMLEESDQYTQKLWDNTLFFQKEIQNAGFSIGKTQTPITPIHIGEEAKALEVSKKLFDKGIYASAIVFPTVPRGTARIRAMISAGHTREQLKYVVRAFSEIRNELNF; translated from the coding sequence ATGTCTGATTTTCTGAAATCAAAAGTAGACGGTTTGAAAAAAGACAGTGTTTTTCGTGCACTTAATGTTTTGGAAGGACCTAATGAAGCTTTAGAGATTGTCAATGGGAAAGAAGTTATCAATCTTTGTTCTAATAATTATTTGGGATTTGCGAATCATCCCCGGCTTAAGCGTGCCAATATCGAAGCAATAGAAAAATATGGAGTTGGTGCAGGGGCTGTTCGAACTATTAATGGCAATTCAGATCTGCATGAAGAATTAGATCGACGTTTGGCTCAATTCAAAAACGAAGAATATGTGCATCATTTTCAATCAGGACTTAACTGTAATATGGGTGCTATTGCGGCAATCACAGATGAGAATGATTTGATTCTTAGTGACGAGTTGAATCATGCTAGTATTATTGACGGTATGCGCTTAAGTAAGGCTGCTCGTCGTGTTTTTCGTCATGCAGATATGAATCACTTAGAAGAAATTCTCAAATCGGAACGTCATAAATATCAAAAAGTATTGATCATTAGTGATGGTGTATTTTCTATGGATGGAGATATTGTTCCCCTTAAAGATCTGGTTAATATTGCTAAGAATTACGATGCTCTTACTTATATTGATGATGCTCATGGTTCTGGAGTTCTTGGAAAACATGGACGTGGAACTATTGATTATTTTGGTATGCACAAGCAAGTGGATCTTATTGTTGGCACTTTGTCGAAGGCGATTGGCGTAATCGGTGGGTATATTGCTGGTTCAAAAAGTCTTTATGAATGGATGAATCACCGTGCGCGTCCGGTTTTATTTAGTACGGCGTTACCTCCTGGATGTGTTGCAGCGGTAATCGAAGCGCTTACTATGTTGGAAGAGAGTGATCAATATACACAAAAATTATGGGATAATACGCTGTTTTTTCAGAAAGAAATCCAAAATGCCGGTTTTTCGATTGGCAAAACCCAAACTCCTATTACACCGATTCATATCGGGGAAGAGGCAAAAGCTTTGGAAGTCAGCAAGAAATTATTTGATAAAGGAATTTATGCATCTGCTATTGTCTTTCCTACAGTGCCGCGTGGCACAGCCCGCATTAGAGCAATGATCAGTGCAGGGCATACAAGAGAGCAACTCAAATATGTTGTTAGAGCTTTTAGTGAAATCCGTAATGAATTGAATTTTTAG
- a CDS encoding NAD-dependent epimerase/dehydratase family protein: MKKFLITGALGQIGTELALFLSERYGADQVIISDRESNLKHQAIKDLSFEQLDVLDFDHFCNIVQKRKINYIIHLAAILSATGETNPQKLWQINMTGLYHALEAARQFQCGIFTPSSIAVFGAGTPSKCTPQDTIMRPSTIYGISKLSGELLCDYYFERFNVDTRGVRFPGLVSYKAPPGGGTTDYAVDIFYQALQSGVYRCPLRQDTCMDMMYMDDALEAIVQLIEADPTKLKHRNAFNVSAMSFSPKEIAEEIKKYIPNFRINYEINPVLQKIADSWPKSLDTSAAQEEWGFSPRYNLEATTRVMISHLKEKIGV; encoded by the coding sequence ATGAAGAAGTTTCTAATTACCGGTGCATTGGGTCAAATTGGAACAGAATTAGCATTATTTTTGTCTGAGCGCTATGGAGCGGATCAGGTTATTATTTCTGATAGAGAATCTAATCTAAAACATCAAGCTATTAAGGATTTATCCTTTGAACAGCTTGATGTTTTAGATTTTGATCATTTTTGTAACATAGTACAGAAACGTAAAATTAATTATATTATTCATTTAGCAGCTATTTTGTCTGCAACAGGTGAAACAAATCCTCAAAAACTCTGGCAAATTAATATGACTGGTTTGTATCATGCTTTAGAAGCAGCGCGACAGTTTCAATGTGGTATTTTTACACCTAGCTCTATTGCGGTTTTTGGAGCAGGTACTCCTTCAAAATGTACGCCTCAAGATACTATTATGCGGCCTTCAACAATCTATGGAATCAGTAAGTTATCCGGTGAACTTTTATGTGACTACTATTTTGAACGGTTTAATGTGGATACTCGTGGTGTGCGTTTTCCTGGCTTGGTTTCTTATAAAGCTCCTCCAGGGGGTGGAACAACCGATTATGCGGTAGATATTTTTTACCAGGCACTTCAATCAGGTGTTTATCGATGCCCGTTACGTCAAGATACTTGTATGGATATGATGTATATGGATGATGCATTGGAAGCCATAGTACAATTAATAGAAGCAGATCCTACTAAGCTTAAGCATCGGAATGCATTTAATGTATCAGCAATGAGTTTTTCACCTAAGGAAATAGCGGAGGAAATAAAAAAATATATTCCTAACTTTAGAATTAATTATGAAATCAATCCGGTACTGCAGAAAATTGCTGACAGTTGGCCGAAGTCGTTGGATACTTCTGCAGCGCAGGAAGAATGGGGATTTTCTCCGCGTTATAATCTTGAAGCAACAACCCGAGTAATGATTTCTCATTTAAAAGAAAAAATAGGGGTCTGA
- a CDS encoding DUF302 domain-containing protein produces the protein MKKLILHIFFMMWVVPMFSQEVLTKESPVSLEETLKVVESTLKSNNFTIFAKIDQADAAKKAGLSMNPGVVFIFGNPKVGASLMQENPVWVLDLPLKVAVYQDSNNITYISTFDMKKIAKRNKLSKTQMPKIQAMVDFLEKLLTIR, from the coding sequence ATGAAAAAACTAATATTACATATTTTTTTTATGATGTGGGTGGTTCCTATGTTTAGTCAAGAAGTATTAACAAAAGAATCCCCAGTTTCTTTGGAAGAGACTTTGAAAGTTGTCGAATCTACACTGAAGAGCAATAATTTTACTATATTTGCGAAAATTGATCAGGCTGACGCTGCTAAAAAAGCTGGCCTATCTATGAATCCTGGAGTGGTATTCATTTTTGGCAATCCTAAAGTCGGCGCTTCTTTGATGCAGGAAAATCCTGTTTGGGTATTGGATTTGCCTCTTAAAGTAGCTGTATACCAGGATTCGAATAATATCACTTATATTTCGACATTTGATATGAAAAAAATTGCTAAAAGAAATAAATTATCAAAAACTCAAATGCCAAAAATTCAAGCAATGGTTGATTTTTTGGAAAAATTATTAACAATTCGGTAA
- a CDS encoding FAD-dependent oxidoreductase, with the protein MQQFDIIIIGKTPAGIAAAVENAQAGKKTLIVDYANSSTITLHAAKKSIQILSNLSKEKDPPKDTFTKVQLQIQQDYIQESKRLEEEKNLYIIKDSVQFISPTQISIGCDIFTAKKFIIALESILEIPAINGLDTISYLTFQNFFLQKSIPQSIIFIGCGAITLELSEVLARLGCQVIILEQKENIFTDPRIQKNIQTKLKDAGIKLITGATITHVEPECITYKKQDSQYTVKAKKIMIADNYIPDIEQLNLKKANIEYTKQEITINEYLQTSQKNIFAVGCTKNSINSAYASIIEGYLAIWNIKFPWLKRKSDSHCLPQAIVEDWEYAFCGLDEIQALHKFGKNLKIYELTNFLPDTEHESLMKIFCYKGYIVGAWCLGNHANSIIDLLYFMHTMKIPLKKIRHTLQEFPLIGETLYTLTRTARKKIKLHKLLVNFFRKKSRLKV; encoded by the coding sequence ATGCAACAATTTGACATTATTATTATCGGAAAAACCCCTGCAGGAATAGCAGCGGCTGTTGAAAATGCTCAAGCAGGAAAAAAGACATTAATTGTAGATTATGCTAATAGTAGTACTATAACTCTCCATGCAGCAAAAAAATCCATACAAATATTATCTAATTTGTCAAAAGAAAAAGACCCTCCCAAAGATACTTTCACAAAAGTACAATTACAGATACAACAAGATTATATCCAAGAATCCAAACGCTTGGAAGAAGAAAAAAATCTTTATATTATAAAAGATTCAGTGCAATTTATTTCGCCAACACAAATTTCCATAGGCTGTGATATTTTCACTGCTAAAAAATTTATTATTGCTCTAGAAAGTATCTTAGAAATTCCTGCTATTAATGGATTAGATACTATCTCTTATTTGACTTTTCAGAATTTTTTTCTTCAGAAATCCATCCCTCAATCAATTATTTTTATTGGATGTGGAGCTATTACATTGGAGCTTTCAGAAGTTTTAGCTCGGTTAGGATGTCAAGTTATCATATTAGAACAAAAAGAAAACATTTTTACAGATCCGAGAATTCAAAAAAATATACAAACTAAGCTTAAAGATGCCGGTATTAAGCTCATCACAGGAGCAACGATTACTCATGTAGAACCAGAATGTATTACTTACAAAAAACAGGATTCTCAATACACAGTAAAAGCAAAAAAAATCATGATTGCCGACAATTACATACCTGATATTGAACAATTGAATTTGAAAAAAGCAAACATAGAATATACAAAACAAGAAATTACTATCAACGAATATTTGCAAACTTCTCAAAAAAATATTTTTGCGGTAGGCTGTACAAAAAACTCAATAAATTCAGCATATGCATCCATTATAGAAGGGTACTTGGCAATATGGAATATTAAATTCCCCTGGCTGAAAAGAAAATCAGATTCCCATTGCCTTCCTCAAGCAATTGTTGAAGATTGGGAATATGCTTTCTGTGGTTTAGATGAAATACAAGCACTGCATAAATTCGGGAAGAATCTTAAAATATACGAATTAACGAATTTCCTTCCAGATACAGAACATGAATCCCTTATGAAAATTTTTTGCTACAAAGGATATATTGTAGGAGCTTGGTGCTTGGGAAATCATGCAAATAGTATTATTGATTTATTATATTTTATGCACACTATGAAAATTCCCCTTAAAAAAATAAGGCATACACTTCAAGAATTTCCATTAATAGGAGAAACACTATATACGTTGACTCGGACAGCAAGAAAAAAAATAAAATTGCACAAACTTTTAGTTAATTTTTTTAGAAAAAAATCCAGGTTAAAAGTTTAA
- a CDS encoding MATE family efflux transporter, whose product MPRHVKALAKRINPLVWGIGLPASLRTLSQYIQQIVDTMYIGQYNSESLTALSSIIFPFWTIESLWVGLSAATTILIAQGIGAKRHHQATQTAQTTFFIAFVMAILYFFFWQSSGERIGIIMSLQGKALNDASDYVYTVSWLYLFRFLLLGAPACILEALGNTRIIMLVTLVQTTINIILDPIFIWGFGSIPELGIKGAALATVIAEFIGASILSLYFWHHNFLKIKTSSWNKLHFFLMPRLKLGIPWAITQMIWTISTSVVVSMLNKTVLFGGAVLNIGLLLSDMSYRVLYGFDVANLSLMGRSFGAKRKDRILATLRSMWQVKWLLGTVIIATFYLFRTPIIGLFTNDSYLINSTVDNMLWIIAIIIVAIPVGINMSTLNAIGYGKYNLFISFFVSSLRVFIVYWMIFYIKSGIKGVWIAILIEEILRFILTYIAYNRILKKYWKKWQH is encoded by the coding sequence ATGCCCAGGCATGTCAAAGCATTAGCAAAACGAATTAATCCACTCGTATGGGGTATTGGACTGCCTGCTAGTTTACGGACGCTTTCTCAATATATCCAGCAGATCGTAGATACAATGTACATCGGCCAATACAACAGTGAAAGCTTAACGGCATTATCGTCCATTATCTTTCCATTTTGGACGATAGAATCACTATGGGTGGGGCTGTCTGCAGCAACTACCATTTTAATTGCTCAAGGCATAGGCGCTAAGCGTCATCATCAAGCCACTCAAACCGCTCAAACTACATTCTTTATTGCTTTTGTAATGGCAATTCTATATTTTTTTTTCTGGCAGAGTTCAGGTGAACGCATTGGCATCATCATGAGCCTTCAAGGAAAAGCACTAAATGATGCTTCTGATTATGTATATACTGTATCATGGCTATATTTGTTTCGATTTTTGCTTTTAGGGGCTCCTGCTTGTATTCTGGAAGCCCTTGGCAATACCCGGATCATTATGTTAGTCACCCTTGTACAAACCACTATCAATATTATTCTTGATCCCATATTTATTTGGGGATTTGGTAGCATTCCCGAATTAGGCATCAAAGGCGCTGCTCTTGCTACTGTTATTGCTGAATTTATCGGTGCTTCTATTCTGAGTTTATATTTTTGGCACCATAATTTCCTTAAAATTAAAACTTCTTCTTGGAATAAGCTCCATTTTTTTCTTATGCCACGCTTAAAACTTGGGATTCCCTGGGCAATCACTCAAATGATCTGGACAATATCTACATCTGTTGTAGTTTCGATGCTCAACAAAACAGTACTTTTTGGAGGAGCTGTTCTCAATATCGGACTATTACTGAGTGATATGAGTTATCGTGTACTTTACGGCTTCGATGTCGCCAATTTATCATTAATGGGACGCTCCTTCGGGGCAAAACGAAAAGACCGCATCTTAGCAACGCTACGTTCAATGTGGCAGGTCAAATGGCTTTTAGGAACCGTAATTATTGCTACTTTTTATTTATTCCGCACACCTATTATAGGTTTGTTCACAAACGACTCTTATCTCATTAACTCAACTGTTGATAACATGCTCTGGATCATAGCAATAATAATTGTTGCTATTCCTGTTGGCATCAATATGAGTACTCTAAATGCTATAGGTTATGGAAAATACAATCTTTTTATCAGTTTTTTTGTATCAAGTTTAAGAGTTTTTATTGTTTACTGGATGATTTTTTATATCAAATCAGGCATTAAAGGAGTATGGATTGCAATCCTCATTGAGGAGATATTACGTTTTATTTTAACATATATTGCTTATAACCGTATCCTCAAGAAATATTGGAAAAAATGGCAGCATTAA